A region of Caldicoprobacter guelmensis DNA encodes the following proteins:
- a CDS encoding acyl-CoA carboxylase subunit beta, whose protein sequence is MSTYDKIRAMQDQKLAIREGGGPDKIQKQHESGKLTARERIERLVDPGSFVEIDAFVKHRSVEFGLDKMKMPADGVVTGYATIDGRPVYLYSQDFTVMGGSLGEMHAKKITKIMDMAMKTGCPIICINDSGGARIQEGIDALSGYGEIFFRNTMASGVVPQISIIVGPCAGGAVYSPALTDFVFMVDKISKMFITGPQVVEAATGEKVSAEDLGGALTHNKISGVAHFMSATEDECFAAVRKLLSYLPLNNMEDPPLYECQDDPNRLAPELNDIIPDNPNKAYDVKDVIRRVVDNGEFFEVQALYAPNIVVGFARLNGRSVGIVANQPSQLAGCLDVNASDKAARFVRFCDAFNIPIITFTDVPGYLPGVDQEHGGIIRHGAKLLYAYSEATVPKINVILRKAYGGAYIAMSSKHLGADMVMAWPTAEIAVMGPEGAANIIFKKDIESAADPIQARQQKIEEYRQRFANPYVAAARGYVDDIIEPEATRPRLISALQMLEGKRENRPPKKHGNIPV, encoded by the coding sequence ATGAGTACGTACGACAAAATAAGGGCTATGCAGGACCAAAAGCTGGCCATTCGTGAAGGCGGTGGCCCAGATAAGATTCAGAAGCAGCACGAGAGCGGCAAACTGACTGCTCGCGAGAGGATTGAGCGTTTGGTGGATCCAGGCAGCTTTGTTGAGATCGATGCCTTTGTGAAGCATCGGTCGGTGGAGTTCGGCCTGGACAAGATGAAGATGCCTGCCGACGGCGTGGTGACCGGCTATGCCACCATCGATGGGAGGCCGGTATATCTGTATTCCCAGGACTTTACCGTCATGGGTGGTTCACTGGGTGAGATGCACGCCAAGAAGATCACCAAGATAATGGACATGGCTATGAAGACAGGCTGTCCGATAATATGCATAAACGACTCTGGTGGCGCAAGAATACAGGAAGGGATAGACGCTTTGAGCGGGTATGGCGAGATCTTTTTCCGCAATACCATGGCTTCAGGGGTTGTGCCGCAAATTTCCATAATAGTAGGGCCGTGTGCTGGTGGGGCGGTCTATTCTCCAGCCCTTACCGACTTCGTGTTCATGGTGGATAAGATAAGCAAGATGTTTATAACCGGCCCGCAGGTGGTTGAGGCGGCAACGGGCGAAAAGGTATCGGCCGAGGATTTGGGCGGCGCTTTGACCCACAACAAGATAAGCGGCGTTGCCCACTTCATGAGCGCTACCGAGGACGAGTGCTTTGCCGCAGTAAGGAAGCTGTTGAGCTATCTACCGCTCAATAACATGGAGGACCCGCCGCTTTATGAGTGCCAGGACGACCCCAACAGGTTGGCGCCTGAGCTTAATGACATCATTCCTGACAATCCCAACAAGGCTTATGATGTAAAGGATGTGATCAGGCGGGTAGTGGATAATGGCGAGTTTTTTGAGGTTCAAGCGCTGTATGCTCCTAACATCGTGGTGGGGTTTGCGCGCCTCAATGGCAGGTCGGTAGGCATTGTGGCCAATCAGCCCAGCCAGTTGGCAGGGTGCCTGGATGTCAATGCTTCCGATAAGGCGGCGCGCTTTGTGCGCTTCTGTGATGCCTTCAACATCCCAATTATAACCTTCACCGATGTGCCGGGATATCTGCCGGGTGTGGATCAAGAACACGGCGGCATCATACGGCACGGTGCAAAGCTGCTTTATGCGTATTCCGAGGCAACAGTCCCAAAAATCAACGTCATTTTGCGCAAGGCATATGGCGGTGCGTATATAGCCATGAGCAGCAAGCATCTGGGGGCTGACATGGTAATGGCGTGGCCTACAGCCGAGATTGCCGTGATGGGGCCTGAGGGCGCTGCCAACATCATATTTAAGAAGGATATAGAGAGCGCAGCTGACCCAATTCAAGCCAGGCAGCAGAAGATAGAGGAGTATCGCCAGCGCTTTGCCAATCCTTATGTGGCGGCTGCACGGGGCTATGTCGACGATATAATCGAACCTGAGGCTACAAGGCCAAGGCTTATAAGCGCTCTTCAGATGCTGGAAGGCAAGCGCGAAAACAGGCCACCCAAAAAGCATGGTAATATACCTGTGTGA
- a CDS encoding OadG family protein, with amino-acid sequence MDIVLDSVKVMVLGMGTVFVVLIGLVFIIKALHRLTDKSASKAEQVFEPAQKSDAVNNAVQLQERVEEDEELVAVIAAAVAASLHRSTHDIVVRSIKRVPAITPIWNRVGRQEQIVTRL; translated from the coding sequence TTGGATATTGTTTTGGATAGTGTAAAAGTCATGGTTCTTGGTATGGGAACCGTATTCGTCGTTTTAATTGGCTTGGTGTTCATAATCAAAGCCTTACACAGGCTTACCGATAAAAGCGCAAGTAAGGCTGAGCAGGTTTTTGAACCTGCACAGAAAAGCGATGCGGTTAATAACGCTGTTCAACTTCAAGAGCGGGTTGAAGAGGATGAGGAGCTGGTAGCGGTTATAGCCGCTGCTGTTGCAGCTTCTCTTCATCGCTCCACTCATGACATCGTTGTAAGGTCCATAAAGCGCGTTCCTGCCATAACGCCCATATGGAACAGGGTTGGGCGTCAGGAACAAATTGTAACAAGGCTTTAA
- a CDS encoding biotin/lipoyl-containing protein, whose product MRKFIITVNGKSYEVEVEELTAQTGGASVQAVPVTPAAPAPQPAAQAVATPKQETAADQKPSAQPIPSGAELVKAPMPGTILDVKVNVGDEVKRGQVLLILEAMKMENEIMAPRDGKVVSIQVSKGASVNVDDVLVALQ is encoded by the coding sequence ATGAGGAAGTTCATCATAACCGTTAACGGAAAGTCATATGAGGTTGAAGTGGAAGAGTTGACTGCTCAAACCGGAGGTGCTTCTGTACAGGCTGTTCCTGTAACTCCGGCGGCGCCAGCGCCTCAGCCGGCAGCTCAAGCCGTTGCGACACCTAAGCAGGAAACAGCTGCAGACCAAAAGCCCAGTGCCCAGCCCATACCCAGCGGAGCCGAGCTGGTAAAGGCGCCTATGCCGGGTACCATACTGGATGTAAAGGTGAATGTGGGGGACGAGGTAAAGAGGGGACAGGTATTGTTGATACTTGAGGCCATGAAGATGGAGAACGAAATCATGGCCCCAAGAGATGGTAAAGTTGTTTCAATACAGGTGAGCAAGGGAGCGTCAGTAAACGTTGATGACGTGTTGGTGGCATTACAGTAA
- a CDS encoding sodium ion-translocating decarboxylase subunit beta produces MNKPFIEVIFDFIQDSGFAVITWQQALMLLISWFLIYLAIKKKYEPLLLLPIAFGMMLANLPLAGLTAEPQYEMVDGQMKLKQIGGLLYYLYQGVKLGVYPPLIFLGIGAMTDFGPLIANPSSLLLGAAAQLGIFAAFFLARLLGFDNNAAASIGIIGGADGPTAIFLTSKLKPELLGPIAIAAYSYMALIPMIQPPIMRVLTTKKERQVVMKQLRPVSKLEKVLFPIVVTVVGSLIVPSAAPLLGMLMLGNLFRESFVVDRLSKTAQNELINIITIFLGVTVGATATAERFLSPDTLKIIALGLLAFAFSTAGGVLFGKVMYWATKGKINPLIGSAGVSAVPMAARVSQVVGQQENPSNFLLMHAMGPNVAGVIGSAIAAGVLLNLFG; encoded by the coding sequence ATGAACAAACCATTCATTGAAGTAATATTCGATTTTATTCAAGATTCGGGCTTTGCTGTCATAACATGGCAGCAGGCCTTGATGTTGCTTATATCCTGGTTTCTAATTTATCTGGCCATAAAGAAGAAATACGAACCTTTATTGCTTTTGCCCATAGCGTTTGGCATGATGCTTGCCAATTTGCCATTGGCTGGGTTGACTGCCGAGCCACAGTATGAGATGGTAGACGGCCAGATGAAGCTAAAACAGATAGGAGGGCTTTTGTATTACCTGTATCAGGGCGTAAAGCTGGGCGTGTATCCTCCGCTCATATTCCTGGGTATTGGGGCTATGACTGATTTTGGACCGCTGATTGCCAACCCCAGTAGTTTATTGCTGGGTGCGGCCGCACAGCTGGGGATATTCGCTGCATTTTTCCTGGCAAGGTTGCTGGGGTTTGATAACAACGCCGCTGCTTCAATAGGCATAATCGGTGGAGCCGATGGCCCCACTGCCATATTTTTAACCTCCAAATTAAAGCCAGAGCTTTTAGGCCCTATTGCAATTGCTGCCTATTCGTATATGGCTTTGATACCTATGATTCAGCCGCCCATAATGCGGGTGCTCACCACCAAAAAGGAGCGCCAGGTGGTGATGAAGCAGCTCAGGCCAGTGTCCAAGCTTGAGAAGGTTTTATTCCCCATTGTGGTAACTGTGGTAGGTTCGCTCATTGTACCTTCAGCGGCTCCTCTGCTTGGCATGCTCATGCTGGGTAACCTCTTCCGGGAGAGCTTTGTGGTGGACCGGCTCAGCAAGACGGCGCAGAACGAGCTCATCAATATAATCACCATATTCCTGGGCGTCACTGTAGGGGCAACGGCTACCGCTGAGAGGTTTTTGTCTCCGGACACCCTCAAGATTATCGCTTTGGGGCTTTTGGCGTTTGCATTTAGCACTGCAGGGGGCGTATTGTTTGGCAAGGTCATGTACTGGGCAACAAAAGGCAAGATCAATCCTCTGATAGGTTCGGCAGGGGTATCGGCTGTGCCCATGGCTGCCCGCGTGTCTCAAGTGGTGGGCCAACAGGAGAATCCATCCAATTTCCTTCTGATGCATGCCATGGGGCCTAATGTAGCTGGCGTTATCGGTTCGGCCATTGCGGCAGGAGTGCTTCTCAACCTGTTCGGTTGA
- a CDS encoding oxaloacetate decarboxylase subunit alpha, with translation MAKVRITETAFRDAHQSLIATRMTTEEMLPVAEMMDEVGYYSIEMWGGATFDACLRFLNEDPWERLRKIRKKMKKTKLQMLLRGQNLLGYKHYPDDVVREFVKRAVGNGIDIIRIFDALNDVRNLETAIRATIDEGAHAQATVVYTISPIHDIQHYIDTAKTLEQMGAHSLCIKDMAGLLTPYRAYELVTELKKAVSIPIQVHSHYTSGLASMTYLKAIEAGADVVDCAISPMALGTSQPATEPLVAALKDTPYDTGLDLDLLSKIADYFRPLREKYMSKGLLDPKVLSVDVNTLLYQVPGGMLSNLVSQLKQQNKLDKYEEVLKEIPRVREDLGYPPLVTPTSQMVGTQAVFNVILGERYKMVPAEVKAYVRGEYGRPPGEIKEEVRKKIIGDEQPITYRPADALEPALDKYREEIKAYMEQEEDVLSYALFPQVALNFFKYRQAQKYKIDSTLLDEENKVHPV, from the coding sequence ATGGCGAAGGTAAGAATAACCGAGACCGCTTTTAGGGATGCGCATCAGTCATTGATTGCTACCAGGATGACCACCGAAGAGATGCTGCCGGTAGCAGAGATGATGGACGAAGTGGGATATTATTCCATAGAGATGTGGGGAGGAGCCACCTTTGATGCCTGTTTGAGGTTTTTGAATGAGGACCCATGGGAGAGGCTTCGCAAGATACGCAAAAAGATGAAGAAGACCAAGTTGCAGATGCTGCTGAGGGGGCAGAACCTGCTGGGATACAAGCATTATCCCGATGATGTGGTCAGGGAGTTCGTAAAGAGGGCAGTGGGCAACGGCATAGACATCATACGTATATTTGACGCCTTAAATGACGTTAGGAACCTTGAAACGGCAATTCGGGCTACCATTGATGAAGGTGCCCATGCACAGGCTACTGTTGTGTACACCATCAGTCCCATACACGATATACAGCACTACATCGATACCGCCAAGACGCTGGAGCAGATGGGAGCTCATTCCCTGTGCATAAAGGATATGGCCGGGCTTTTGACGCCTTACAGGGCATATGAGCTGGTCACTGAGCTGAAAAAAGCCGTGAGTATACCTATCCAGGTACACTCCCATTACACCAGCGGTTTGGCATCCATGACCTATCTCAAGGCCATAGAAGCTGGGGCTGATGTGGTGGATTGTGCTATCTCGCCCATGGCCCTTGGCACATCACAGCCGGCCACTGAACCGTTGGTGGCTGCCCTCAAGGATACGCCTTACGATACAGGGCTTGACCTTGACTTGCTCAGCAAGATTGCGGATTACTTTAGGCCTTTGCGTGAGAAATATATGAGCAAGGGTTTGCTCGACCCGAAGGTTTTGTCGGTGGATGTAAACACCCTTCTTTATCAAGTGCCAGGCGGTATGTTGTCCAACCTGGTATCCCAGCTTAAGCAGCAGAACAAGCTGGATAAATATGAAGAGGTGCTCAAGGAGATACCCAGAGTGCGGGAGGACCTGGGCTATCCACCATTGGTTACTCCTACCAGTCAGATGGTGGGTACGCAGGCGGTGTTCAACGTCATCCTTGGGGAGCGCTATAAGATGGTGCCTGCTGAAGTAAAAGCCTATGTGAGGGGCGAATACGGCAGACCTCCAGGGGAAATCAAAGAAGAGGTTCGCAAGAAGATCATAGGCGATGAGCAGCCCATCACTTATCGCCCAGCTGATGCTCTGGAGCCAGCGCTTGACAAGTATCGTGAGGAGATAAAGGCTTATATGGAGCAGGAAGAAGATGTCCTCTCTTATGCCTTGTTCCCACAGGTGGCGCTGAACTTTTTCAAGTACCGCCAGGCGCAGAAATATAAGATTGATAGCACTCTGCTGGATGAGGAAAACAAGGTGCATCCCGTTTAA
- the surE gene encoding 5'/3'-nucleotidase SurE gives MRLLVCNDDGIFSKGIIQLAQSMKRLGEVVVAAPNGERSAIGHAITLHKPLRIEQVELPGVDVEAYSINGTPADCVKIGVDVIMQRKVDLVISGINRGPNLGTDVIYSGTVSAAIEGCILDIPSVAISLVSYKSNDFSYAGEVAFEVAKKLLEHGLPKGVLLNVNVPAVPKEDIKGIKVVPLGIRRYAETYIKRLDPRGKPYYWLTGEAIETSQEEGQADTDITAVRQNYVAITPIHLDLTFYPFMDSVASWFEERKFKG, from the coding sequence ATGAGGCTTTTGGTGTGCAACGATGACGGTATTTTTTCCAAAGGGATCATTCAGCTGGCACAAAGCATGAAAAGGCTTGGCGAGGTGGTGGTAGCTGCTCCTAATGGGGAGAGAAGTGCAATAGGCCACGCCATTACCCTACACAAGCCCCTCAGAATAGAGCAGGTAGAGCTTCCAGGTGTGGATGTTGAAGCCTATTCTATCAACGGTACCCCGGCTGACTGCGTAAAGATAGGTGTAGATGTAATAATGCAGCGAAAAGTCGACCTGGTCATATCTGGCATCAACAGGGGACCAAATTTAGGCACCGATGTAATATATTCGGGTACGGTGTCGGCAGCCATTGAAGGTTGCATCCTGGATATACCTTCAGTTGCCATATCGCTGGTATCGTATAAGTCCAATGACTTTTCGTATGCAGGCGAGGTGGCATTTGAGGTTGCTAAAAAGTTGCTTGAACATGGGTTACCCAAAGGGGTTTTGCTCAATGTAAATGTGCCTGCTGTGCCCAAGGAGGACATAAAGGGGATAAAAGTTGTGCCATTGGGTATACGGCGGTATGCCGAGACGTATATTAAGCGTTTGGACCCGCGGGGTAAGCCATATTATTGGCTTACAGGGGAAGCCATAGAGACTTCTCAAGAGGAAGGGCAGGCTGATACCGATATAACTGCTGTGAGGCAAAACTATGTCGCAATTACGCCGATTCACCTGGACTTGACGTTTTATCCTTTTATGGATAGTGTAGCTAGTTGGTTTGAAGAGCGAAAGTTTAAAGGCTAA
- a CDS encoding DUF4264 family protein, with protein sequence MAVLDIKNFPDLYKIVDFLNKNLKDRGLIFGLTKKDDETMRISIYEVGKMNK encoded by the coding sequence ATGGCGGTCTTGGACATAAAGAATTTCCCTGACCTCTATAAGATAGTGGATTTTTTGAACAAAAATCTGAAGGACAGGGGCTTAATATTTGGGCTTACAAAGAAGGATGATGAGACAATGCGCATATCCATATATGAAGTCGGCAAAATGAATAAATGA
- a CDS encoding MurR/RpiR family transcriptional regulator produces MNNEDLLQRIAERYKKMSKGQKLIADYILNNYDKAAFMTASKIGQKVGVSESTVVRFANMLGYEGYPQLQKALQEVIRNKLTTVQRIEMTSELDESTLLKTVSKMDINNIRITVEEIDKEVFNRVVDKIFSARSIYVLGLRSAAPLAQFMGYYLSFIFEKVRVVTSGVNDILEQLIHIQPQDLLIGISFPRYARRTVEAMAFAKSKGAETVAITDSHLSPLTAYADYILLARSDMASFVDSLVAPLSLINALIVAVGLRKKADISSDFQELERIWDEYQVYVGKDRA; encoded by the coding sequence ATGAATAATGAGGATTTGCTTCAGCGGATTGCCGAGCGGTATAAGAAGATGAGCAAGGGCCAAAAGCTTATTGCGGATTACATCCTAAACAATTATGATAAAGCCGCCTTTATGACGGCCTCAAAAATAGGCCAGAAGGTGGGAGTAAGTGAATCCACGGTGGTAAGGTTTGCAAACATGCTGGGATATGAAGGGTATCCTCAGCTTCAAAAAGCGTTGCAGGAAGTGATTCGCAATAAGCTGACAACGGTACAGCGAATAGAGATGACCTCTGAGCTTGACGAATCTACCCTTTTGAAGACGGTGTCAAAGATGGACATAAACAATATACGCATCACTGTTGAGGAGATAGACAAGGAAGTCTTCAACCGGGTAGTGGACAAGATATTTTCAGCTAGAAGCATATACGTGTTGGGATTAAGGAGCGCTGCGCCCTTGGCTCAGTTTATGGGTTACTATTTGAGCTTTATATTTGAGAAGGTAAGGGTGGTGACCTCCGGGGTCAACGATATTTTGGAGCAGCTCATACACATTCAGCCGCAGGACCTGCTGATTGGCATAAGCTTTCCCAGATATGCGAGGCGTACAGTGGAGGCTATGGCTTTCGCAAAGAGTAAAGGCGCTGAAACCGTTGCCATAACAGATTCGCACCTGTCACCTCTGACGGCTTATGCTGACTATATACTGCTGGCAAGGAGTGACATGGCTTCCTTTGTAGACTCTTTAGTAGCGCCTTTGAGTTTAATAAACGCTTTGATTGTGGCGGTAGGCCTTCGTAAAAAAGCGGATATATCATCCGATTTTCAGGAACTCGAGAGGATATGGGATGAATATCAAGTATATGTGGGGAAAGATCGTGCTTAA
- a CDS encoding histidine phosphatase family protein, protein MFVYIVRHGETDWNVEGRTQGTSDISLTDKGRIQALRLARRLRNMPITAIYCSDLKRAVETASIIGRELNMQWITTPLLREACFGEWEGHTIREIEDLFPGQLSRWYQDHDFRAPGGESVNCVRERIVKFIGQIKALEMGQDEGILVVSHALTCKVLIVELMGLPLTYIRRIRQDNAGLTVIKVLEEGSVLFSLNDACHVED, encoded by the coding sequence GTGTTTGTTTACATTGTAAGGCATGGGGAGACTGACTGGAACGTTGAGGGTAGGACGCAGGGAACCTCTGATATTAGCTTGACCGATAAAGGGCGTATTCAGGCATTGAGGTTGGCCAGGCGCCTTAGAAATATGCCTATAACTGCTATATACTGTAGCGACTTGAAAAGGGCTGTGGAGACCGCTTCGATAATAGGACGAGAGCTAAATATGCAATGGATAACTACTCCACTCCTCAGAGAGGCCTGTTTTGGGGAATGGGAAGGGCACACTATACGGGAAATCGAAGACCTCTTTCCAGGTCAGCTATCTCGGTGGTATCAAGACCATGATTTTCGTGCTCCGGGCGGGGAAAGTGTAAACTGCGTCAGAGAAAGAATTGTGAAGTTTATAGGTCAAATCAAGGCCTTGGAGATGGGACAAGATGAGGGTATTTTAGTGGTGTCTCACGCCTTGACTTGCAAAGTGTTGATTGTGGAGCTTATGGGCCTACCGTTGACCTATATAAGGAGAATCAGGCAGGACAATGCGGGGTTGACTGTTATAAAAGTACTGGAAGAAGGTAGTGTCCTGTTTTCGCTCAATGATGCGTGCCATGTCGAGGATTAA
- a CDS encoding HutP family protein: protein MNQVGSKEVARAAIEMALTRTREEEKALKEQLQREGISAAAVDYGGEFISSVNKIVERAVVAAKREKVINETHPEEGAVAGATREAISQIMSKAIGLNVGGKIGIARSGDHISVALFFGIGMIHLNEVAIGLGHRVV, encoded by the coding sequence ATGAACCAGGTGGGAAGCAAAGAAGTTGCGCGGGCTGCCATTGAGATGGCGCTCACCCGAACCAGGGAAGAAGAAAAGGCATTGAAAGAGCAGTTGCAACGTGAGGGCATAAGCGCTGCTGCTGTTGATTACGGTGGAGAGTTCATAAGTTCGGTCAACAAGATCGTGGAGAGGGCCGTTGTAGCTGCCAAAAGGGAAAAGGTGATAAACGAGACCCATCCAGAAGAAGGGGCTGTAGCGGGAGCTACCAGGGAGGCCATTTCGCAGATCATGAGCAAAGCCATTGGCCTTAATGTGGGCGGCAAAATAGGCATTGCCAGGAGTGGTGACCACATAAGTGTAGCCCTGTTCTTCGGAATAGGGATGATACATTTAAACGAGGTGGCCATAGGCTTGGGGCATAGAGTGGTTTAA
- the aroH gene encoding chorismate mutase, whose translation MRVRAIRGAITVEENTRLEILNKTKKLLSTIIEKNDLCYEDIISIIFTATRDIDAVYPAVAAREMGLTQVPLLCCQEMYVEGSLGKCIRVLIHVQWADDRVPQHVYLEKAVNLRPDIAQT comes from the coding sequence ATGCGCGTTAGAGCTATAAGGGGAGCCATAACAGTTGAAGAGAATACACGCCTTGAGATTTTGAACAAGACAAAAAAGCTGCTTAGCACTATAATAGAGAAAAACGATTTGTGTTATGAAGATATAATAAGCATCATATTTACTGCCACAAGGGACATTGATGCGGTGTATCCTGCAGTTGCTGCCAGGGAGATGGGCTTGACGCAGGTGCCGCTTCTGTGCTGTCAGGAGATGTACGTGGAGGGCAGCTTAGGAAAATGTATACGAGTGCTCATCCACGTGCAATGGGCTGATGACAGGGTACCACAGCACGTGTATCTTGAAAAAGCGGTAAATTTAAGGCCGGATATTGCACAAACTTGA
- the cmk gene encoding (d)CMP kinase, which translates to MKTITIAIDGPAGAGKSTIAKIVAQKLNIHYLDTGAMYRAVALKVLQQGLDPSDHEKVISILPSTHIGVTYQHRLQRVYLDGRDVTHLLRQPEVTKAASEVATIPEVRIKLVELQRNIARNYSVVVDGRDIGTFVFPNADRKFYLTATLEERARRRWLEMREKGYDQTLEDVKRELEARDKNDMNRAFAPLRKAEDAILIDTTGKTIEQVADEVCGYLREYLG; encoded by the coding sequence ATGAAGACGATTACCATCGCTATAGACGGTCCTGCAGGGGCCGGCAAAAGTACCATAGCCAAAATTGTGGCGCAAAAGCTTAATATACATTATTTAGACACAGGGGCTATGTACAGAGCAGTGGCCTTGAAAGTACTGCAGCAGGGTTTAGACCCGTCAGACCACGAAAAAGTCATATCGATTCTTCCCTCAACCCACATTGGAGTTACATATCAGCATAGGCTTCAACGCGTATATCTTGATGGACGGGATGTTACCCATCTGCTTAGGCAACCGGAGGTTACAAAGGCTGCTTCGGAAGTGGCGACCATCCCTGAGGTGCGCATAAAGTTGGTGGAATTGCAACGAAATATAGCGCGGAATTATTCAGTGGTAGTAGATGGAAGGGATATAGGGACCTTTGTGTTTCCTAATGCTGACAGGAAGTTTTATTTGACTGCTACGTTGGAGGAAAGAGCAAGGCGCCGATGGTTGGAGATGCGCGAAAAGGGTTACGACCAAACTCTGGAGGATGTGAAAAGAGAGCTTGAAGCCCGGGATAAAAATGACATGAACAGGGCTTTTGCACCTTTGCGGAAAGCCGAGGATGCCATACTGATAGATACTACTGGCAAAACAATTGAACAGGTGGCCGATGAGGTGTGTGGTTATTTGAGGGAGTACCTTGGTTGA
- a CDS encoding lysophospholipid acyltransferase family protein, producing MLFYKFARAIVRPLMFLLFRPRVEGLENFPMEGKTIVYSNHISLLDPVLIGCVLPRQVFFMAKMELFKIPVLRTIIRQLGAFPVKRGSADLSAIKHSLQVLNDGKVFGIFPEGTRSKTGFLQSFSHGIASIAHKSRAKVLPIAIVGQYRLFRPITVRIGRPLNFEDYFEQKSNTELLERMADEMEKALRDLLSA from the coding sequence ATGTTGTTCTATAAATTTGCACGGGCCATAGTGCGTCCCTTAATGTTCTTGCTGTTTAGGCCTCGTGTTGAAGGGCTTGAGAACTTTCCCATGGAAGGCAAGACCATTGTATATTCCAATCACATTTCGCTGCTGGATCCTGTACTGATTGGGTGTGTATTGCCTAGGCAGGTATTTTTCATGGCCAAGATGGAGCTGTTTAAAATCCCGGTGTTGAGGACCATAATCAGGCAGTTGGGGGCTTTCCCTGTAAAGCGGGGTTCGGCAGACCTTTCAGCTATCAAGCACTCTCTTCAGGTGCTAAATGACGGTAAGGTGTTTGGGATCTTTCCTGAAGGCACGAGGAGTAAGACCGGGTTTCTACAGAGCTTTTCTCACGGTATCGCTTCCATTGCACATAAGTCCAGGGCCAAGGTTTTACCCATTGCCATAGTGGGTCAGTATAGATTGTTTAGGCCGATAACAGTCAGAATTGGCAGGCCATTGAATTTTGAGGATTATTTTGAGCAGAAATCCAATACCGAGCTTCTTGAAAGGATGGCCGATGAAATGGAGAAGGCGCTTAGGGATTTGCTGAGCGCTTAA